Proteins from a genomic interval of Sparus aurata chromosome 21, fSpaAur1.1, whole genome shotgun sequence:
- the LOC115572731 gene encoding dual specificity protein phosphatase 18 produces the protein MSLSQITPTLFLSGADAPLNAALVSQKGITLIVNATLNHACPAYQGVECVRVPVSDLPSARLGDHFDRVADRIHGNRAGGTLVHCAAGMSRSPALVMAYLMRYRAVTLCQAHRWVQESRPYVRLNAGFWEQLLQYERRLYGKNTVRVAAVEETVPPLTPGTQRSVLTTPPQQRNWLTLVPRSPLMTRTSVMSRSQVMTPASRRRRGSKPSSNKV, from the coding sequence ATGTCGCTCTCTCAGATCACGCCCACCCTGTTCCTCAGCGGGGCCGACGCCCCCCTCAACGCCGCCCTGGTGTCACAGAAAGGCATCACCCTGATCGTAAACGCCACGCTCAACCACGCCTGCCCCGCCTACCAGGGGGTGGAGTGTGTGCGGGTTCCCGTCTCTGACCTGCCCAGCGCCCGCCTCGGAGACCACTTCGACCGAGTGGCTGATCGTATCCATGGCAACCGTGCAGGAGGCACACTGGTGCACTGTGCCGCCGGTATGAGCCGCTCGCCGGCGTTGGTGATGGCGTACCTGATGCGTTACAGAGCGGTGACGCTGTGCCAGGCGCACCGCTGGGTCCAGGAGAGCCGACCCTACGTCAGGCTGAACGCCGGCTTCTgggagcagctgctgcagtacGAGAGGAGGCTGTACGGGAAGAACACCGTCAGGGTGGCCGCAGTGGAAGAGACGGTGCCGCCATTGACGCCAGGAACGCAGAGATCAGTGCTGACGACGCCGCCGCAGCAGAGGAACTGGTTAACGCTGGTACCAAGGTCACCGCTGATGACCCGGACATCAGTGATGTCACGATCACAGGTGATGACACCTGCAAGCAGGCGGAGACGAGGATCCAAACCCAGCAGCAACAAAGTCTGA